The following DNA comes from Seriola aureovittata isolate HTS-2021-v1 ecotype China chromosome 15, ASM2101889v1, whole genome shotgun sequence.
TGAGGACTCCAAGTTCAGACTCTCCCTAGCCATTAAAAGACACTCTGGCCCCTGATCCTCAAGGAAATTACAGTGTAAATCATGCTGCCCTATTTGTAGACTCTCTGATTTGACCTGGTCATTGATGTTGCCTAAAAAGCTATGATAGGCCTCAGGCTGCGGTGTTGTTGGAAGATAACAACCTTCACTGTTCTCAGTTTTCCAAGAAACAGTGGCTTTTGTCACCTCCACACTAGTTTTGATACTGTTCAGCACCTCGCTGTTACTGGTACCTCCACTGACCTCCCTCATGCTATACATCAACAAATCTTCTTTCTTGTGTGGGACATCAAGTGATCCACCAAAGCCAAATCCTCCACCAACAACTTTTGCACCACCAATAACATCTTGACTGAAACAAcaatttttctcttctttgggTAGAACGGCACATCTTCTGACCTCGACTGCGCTACCCAGACAGTAGCTTTTTCCTACCAGCTGCTCGTCTTCTACACAGCCATAATTACCTGTCAGGGTCACTGCTGAGTTACCTGAGTTGCTTCCTTTGGAATTCAACAAACTGTTATCATAGCCTTCACTGAACCTAACACCATCAGGAACTCTTTTCCTACCACACCCACTGGGGCGACTGCAGCTGTACGGGGCGTGTCTTGGAATTTTGGATCGCCCAATGGGCCCGCCACAGATACTCAGCAGGTCCAGTTCTCCGGTTGCCAGGGTAACAAGAAGTGGGCTGGATTCCGATTGGTTGGATGTAGAGTATGATGCGTATGGCAGCTGACTGAACGGCTGAGGACCCACCGGCAGTGGACCCCTGTCACATTTTCCCAGCCTCGGCCCTTTCTCTGGCACTGGTTCAGACAGGAAGTAGTCCTCTAGTTGGGCAAGTTCCTCCTGCAGCAAGGAGGTCATGACCTCCAAGTCAGAGGGCACCTGGATATCATTCTGAAGGGGTGAAGGGGGAAGGGAGGCAttggtggaggagggaggggaaggggggttTGGGAGGTACGAGGAGAAATCCACTTCTTCCGTCATCCAGTCAGTGAGACCATCACCTATTGAGGAGGGTAAAAAATTGCAGTCGTTACAAGCTGTCTCGTAGAGGAAAATACTACAGCTAAAAAATAGCGttcatgcaaatataaaaataaatgtcatccAACAGTGCATGTCGCAGTTTTCTAAAAGCATGATctaattcataataataaatgcaaagcaatattttttcaaaataaagttgcaGCATATCATTGTATTAGACGAAGCTAGTTTATTACTTACTGTTCAAGAAGGACGAATGTGCTGCAGTGCCGAGCCCACCTGAAAtggggaaaaatataaaaaagcgTACTCGCTGCAACTCACCAATTAAGTGCTGACTCTCCTCTGACACCTCCCCCCTGCAcccctgtgattggctgtggtTAGCctgtgggtgagagagagcgagggggtCTGCCGGGCAGACACGAAGAGTCTTCCAAACAGGAGCTGATGTTGCCATCATTTTGTCTGTTGGTGCTTTGATTCAGTCCAAGTCCAAGCATATGCTGAGAGAAAGCAGGGTCTGACAGATGGGCCACAGAGAGCAGGGCTGGGTGAGCATAATGAAACCTAGAGGGTAAACAGAAACAGCATTCAGAAAAGTGTGAagctgaaaagactgaaaaaactTACTCAGTCGCCTGATGGAATGAGGAATATCCCTCTTGCTGCTCTCAGCAACTTTCTCAACATGACTCAGTCTGTTTTAACAAAGATGCCACATTGAAGAAATCATCTGCAAATCCTCATGTAAGGATCATGGGCTTTTGAGCAACAGACAATTAAATCTCCTAAACATACACTTGCACAGCAAATACCAATGATTTAAAATAGAACTGAATATGAATTATTTCTAAAAACAACACTCAGAACTGGCAATCAGTGATACAAAGGTAAGAGCTGTCTCCTCTGGGCTTTGAACTGGCCCAAAGCAAAATGCACTTGACATCCTCAAAACACGTGGGACCTAGTGACGCCGTCAAGGGCCCAACTGTTGACAAAAGACACCAGAGTAACTACTTCGCTCAAAGTGAGAGACACCCTGATCATTAAATCGGATTAACGCAGATCACCTGCTTCCAATCGCGTGTTCCTTTTAAATGAATCACCTCTGTTTGATCACTTAAGCCGTTTAGCTTTAGTTGACAATAATGTGATATTTAAGTGAAAACATTGCAAgacatgaaactgaaatgacagaaatgtgatAGGCTACTTTATCTCCAGGTTACAGTAGGCTACATCGGCTGGAAATTATAAATTTATATGAAATATAGACTATATCGTCACACCATCAACAGTAACACAACAGTCTTGTATTAACCCTACCAAGTAATGTTATCAAAGCAACCAAAACAGCCCATTCACTGAAGGGAACTTCATTAAATAAGCATGGAATATTTAGGCAAATAGTCTATTTGAAGAAATGAAAGTATAAGCATATAAGGCATCTACATATAACGCACAGAACCCAGCCAAAGAACGGACCACTTGTGACTCACAAGCAGATACAACAAAGTGATAACTGTAACAATGACTTACTCCATtcttgcagaaaaaaatgtagagCACTTGGGGGTGCGTTGCAAAAGCAAAGCACGACTTATTTTCGGGTCCAACAGCTTCACGAATTTAAAAAGCCATATTTTAGCTCGGAATATCCGGGACAGCGCAAAAGAACGagttgttgctttgttgtgGTCGACCTGTAAACTGAGGAGCGGCTTAATTGTGAGAAAGCATCAGTTCATTCACACCTAGCAACCAACTGCGTCACCAGGACAAACCGTGCTGCTCGGTGTAGATCCCTCCGCCCCCTCCCTCCGCGTGTTGTCGAAGGACGTCCCACAAACTCACTGCTGGGCTCCTGTGTAAAAGAAGTGAGTTATTCCTTCATGCTTGTTTCTGAAGTATAATGGCATCACTTAATGTTTTACGATGAGTTGTAATTTCTTGAATTACTATTGTAATACAGTCATAGAttctttcaaattcaaaaacCTTGCTCCCGGTGGATAAAAGGGAAACATGTCATTAAATGTATAGCGTACATTATCGCACACAGCGGTTACTTTTCCATGGAGAGGGGGATAATTGTACATTTTTGTGAAAACCAACGGGAAAAGATGTTTAACTCATGACCAATTCATTGTGGATGTGTCAACGGAATAGTGAGATTTAACTGGGTAGGTAAATAATAAGTGGTTCCACCTCGTTTTAGTGTTTCAGTAGTAATCCGATAGTAATCACATTACTGTAACGCGTTACACCGTGTCATTGTTTTTCTCATAGCCCATTGTTGCCAGGGGAGACGGGGCAGGACCATTAGTTTCACAGCTCGACGGGGCGTACACCGCCCTGAAAACTGACGTCCATTACCTGCTGAGAGGCTTGATTTACGTGAACACggctctcaaacacacaccactaCAGTTCAGAGACTATACTGTACAACGAGGCATGGTATTGTTTTGGATGGGGACTATTTGATTCACAGCGCACTTTGTTGTTCAGTAGAAGTCTCTTGCATCTCCGTTGCATCAGTGGTCCATGCTCAGAGCGATTGGTTGCGCGTGCTCAGACTGTCGCGCTGTCATTGGTTGGATTTGGGTAGATGTGACATTTGATTGGTCAATGGTAGGCAAGGCAAAGCATCACTATGTtatcctttttttctgcagtgcagACTGTGCACATGTTTCAGGTAAACAAACCGGGTGTGGAAATCAGTGCtgcattttttatgtctgaGAAAAGCTTTATAATATTTTGAGTTACAACTTAAtagttcattcattttctttcaaaacagCTTGTGATAGTTAACTCTTgagaaaaaaagtctctaaatttcattaattattattggCCTAAGTTTTGCAGCAGTGTGTTGattgaaaaaatacttaataaaAGGAGTCTATGTTGTCATCATAGGCACAGAGTCTggtattatttttcaattactCTGTTGTAATTATGCCATATCATcattcattcttcttttttattttttgatttatttaatcaataGTTGTCAGCTCGTATGGATATCAACATCACAAGGGCATTGTTtgatgaaatgactgaaattctTCGCTCTGTGTTGTTGACTGTTATCCTAATACACTTTGAGAATCCTTATTTTCGTAGCTAATTTAGTGAGACACAGCTGGCAGAACCAAATTAATTTACTGGTAATGACTGCCAATAAAAATTATGTGAGGaataaagctttgtttttttcctttcagcaaATCCAGAAGCTGAGTGAATGTGCTGTTCTCCTGTTGCTATAGTAATAGCGGACACTGCCCCCTATTTTAGACTTGTTTTCTGGTTGCTGTTGCCATGGGatttgcatctctctctctctctctctctctctctctctctctctctctctctctctctctctctctctctctctctctctctatctatctctctgtctctctctctctgtctctctctatctctatctctctctttctttctctgtaccTACTGTTTTCCTTCCACCTCACCTCTGTTTCTGCACCCCTCCCTGCCAAACAATTCCATCCTCTCATTTGCTGAGTTGCATGTCTGTGACATTATCATTTTGCCAAAACCAATAGGCTTCTTTCCAGTTCTGCTGAATTTGCATATTGATGGGACACTAGCGGCTAGCCTCTAATAAATTTGTCCACTGTGCAACATGTCTCTGTATTGACTGAAAGTCAGGAAACATCAAACTTGAATTGATTTCATATAATCACATTATCCAGAGTAACTATAGAGGAGTTGTTTCCATGCAGGAGAAACATCTCCTTTGAATAGAGTTAATCTACAGAAACTCAGTATCTGTAGATTACAGTgaatttctgtgttttgtgcagGCCTCTAATATACTCATGTCCATCTGTGTTAAACTGAGTCATTTAAAGGGACAGCCCTGTCACAGAGGGGCTATTCAGCAAATTGCCCACTGTGTGATAGCAATCACATGAGTGGAGCTTTTAGAGATTTGTAGAAAGACTACCTGATGCAATCCAGATAAATGTGGTCGTAATGGAGACCAGATTGAAACAGTAGTAGCTGGTGAAGTTGCAGGGTCTCCCAGGAAATCGCTgactgctctctctgtctgtattaATTGGTCCACTGAGGGCTTCCTGTTTGCGCATCATGAGAAAAGTCCAAGGTGCTGCTTGTGACACTACTGCTGCATTTCCCCATTGTCCCCGCTACTGAGTACAATTTCCTTTATCATCATGTAGGAAACGATGTAAAATGAGTCAATTACACAGCAAAATGCCAGCaattctccttctttctttagATAATCCAATGGGTTTAGTTTCTCACTGCAAAATCAAGATAATCTAAATTTTCCAAGTTGTTGAAACAACACAACGAAACTTAACTGGTGAATTAAGTGAAGGACGTTAGATGACATAAACAACTTTGGATAAAACTGAGCTTCAAATATATTTGAGGTGTTTATTATCACTTTTCTTCAACAAAACAAGGCTGTCCATCAAATGATACCCAAATTCATTGTCTGAATATTGTGTATAAGCCGAGAAGTCAGAAAAGTCAATGCTGCATGCCAAGTGCACGTATGGCACGTTAGTAAGGGTTACaccatcatttcatcatcatctccctcAGAATTTATTGTCCTCAACTTTTGCCCCTCTTTGAACATATGAAGAAAACATGGAATTCAGTTACAACTTGTGAATGGAAACCTCTCAGAGGGGatttgtggatgtttttgtgtgtgttcagcttaCAAATCAttctcatttgtttctttttggcATGAAAAGTATTAATCAAGTCttgaaaaagtgacaaacataatatgatttttcattcaTGAGTGTTTTAACCAGGTTAACTTCATTTGCATGGAGCCATGACTGATCTGTATCAGTCAGTCAcatggttttgtttatttactatTCCTCAAGGACTTCATGGTAAATTAGAGGTGTTTGATGTAAAGGACTACAGCGTCTGTTTTGTCATCCTTTGGGATGTCACAGCTTTTAGGAGATCACCTCTAACTAGCTCTAACTCCTACAGGCATCTTGAATGGAGGCGTGCATCACACACAAAGCATAGTCTGTACTGACCTGGTATGATAAAGTTAAAACCCATACTGTATACTTACTTTAATATCAGCAGTAGATTGAGACATATTGTGGATAGAAAATTAAGTCAAATTTTAAAACTTATGtaagaaaaaggtcatagaattTGCAGAAATTGCAGATGAAACAACGTTATCATTAACAACAGAATAACCAGGGTTATCTGGAAAATGATAATTTAGCGATGCAGTTTTTTACTCAGATTTACTGTTCGTGACTCACTTGTGCTTTGTACCTTTTTAGCTCTTTAAGCAAACATGGCAAACAAGTCCCTCATGGTTCCTCGGTGTCATTCGCAGCACTCAGGCTGTGTCATGCTGCTCTGCAGAGCCATTTAAACCCCAGAGGCTCAGCGTCTCTCACCTTGGAGCTTTATACGTGTTCATTTAGGCCATATACCTCATACTCATAACACACTTTACACAATACACTCATCAGAACTTAACTTAACTGTCACTtgactttattttatgtttagtGAACTTTAAATTGTAGATTAAATTACATGTAAATTTATATATACCTGTatatatgaaattaaattaaatctaattCATCTTTTAAGAAAGgcaattttaaacatttctattcCTCACCATTCCATTGCTCTAAATCTAACTACATCACTGAACTTACAAGCACAAACTAATTTACTGAGGGCAAAGGTCAAGGCCATCGTACCCCAGCAATGGGTCCCAGAATGATTATATAGCGGGCACGATATTTTGAAAAAGAGCTAGAGAATAACTAGTCTTTTTCTAAtacatttactttgttttatatGAATTGTGTAAGTATATTAAGagtttgaaaatatttcactatCTAAGAATTGGGTGGGTAGTAGTGGGGCTGAATACATACAATAAGATACTCCAAGTTTTCACGCTAAGATGAAATTGGAAAGCACTTCACTTTCATGGCTGGTagtcaatgaaataaaaagaataatatcCCACACTTGGGTGCAGCTGTGGTATTTACAATCTATGTTTTTGTTGGCCTCATTAGGTCAATGCTGGCACTTTTCCCCTCTGGATATTTTTCAGATATTATTGTTGTGCTTGCCACGAAAAcccaaaaacatgtttcttttattgCAATTTAATGATCTGTATATCATGTACCCTATTTTAAATTAATGACTGTCATTTTACATTCCCTTCAAAGAGGCTGAAGATGATCTGTTCAAAGCGGTACACATTAAGAGTGGAACGTTCACTGGTGTATCAGATGCATTTAGATTCGTTTAGATGCTTTCATCTGCTATGTCTGAATGCGTacgtgtttctgtgtgtgtgtctctctctctctgtgtatgtgtgtgtgtgtgtgtgtgggcatgttcAGGGTTGGGCAGaagatttttctctttaatctgCTAAATTACTCTTAACTCACATGTGGATATGAGAActtaaaaattacaaatgtcTGTGGTGAAATGTAGTGAAGGATGTGGGAGTGGAAGTGTTTGACAGGTGATGCTATGAACTCGccctctgagcagagagatatCTCCATTTCATCAGAATGTTTGAGGTTGTTTTCAGACAAGGTTAATATCTCCCATTAATACTGACAAAATAATGTGAGACCTTTACTAATTCACAGCCTCACTATCTTACTTGTGTTCTAAAGGCCTTGGGAAAAGGCcagtctgcatgtgtgaaagtgaGGAGAGATCACACTTGGCTCATTAATATTTCACCAACAATAAGGCTGGGTGTCACTCATGCTCATCACTGCGGTAATGAGCTCACCATGCTCTCTTAAAGATCTGTTTATTATTCAGGCGGGTGCACTTCAGTCTCAAAGATACTGAATAGCACGATATGTGAAAATCTCTCTCAAGGTCAGAGAAAATGCAGATGTTGTGAACGCTGTCAATGAAGCTGCAGTTAAACATAGCTCTCATCAGTGGCTGA
Coding sequences within:
- the atf5a gene encoding uncharacterized protein atf5a; amino-acid sequence: MMATSAPVWKTLRVCPADPLALSHPQANHSQSQGCRGEVSEESQHLIGDGLTDWMTEEVDFSSYLPNPPSPPSSTNASLPPSPLQNDIQVPSDLEVMTSLLQEELAQLEDYFLSEPVPEKGPRLGKCDRGPLPVGPQPFSQLPYASYSTSNQSESSPLLVTLATGELDLLSICGGPIGRSKIPRHAPYSCSRPSGCGRKRVPDGVRFSEGYDNSLLNSKGSNSGNSAVTLTGNYGCVEDEQLVGKSYCLGSAVEVRRCAVLPKEEKNCCFSQDVIGGAKVVGGGFGFGGSLDVPHKKEDLLMYSMREVSGGTSNSEVLNSIKTSVEVTKATVSWKTENSEGCYLPTTPQPEAYHSFLGNINDQVKSESLQIGQHDLHCNFLEDQGPECLLMARESLNLESSGHRQACRLKEDHSAVKYEVDITPVEGGERKQKKRDQNKTAAHRYRQRKRAELDSLEEQLHCLEGRNRELRDKAESVEREIQYVKDLLIEVYKARSQRLKQDTTG